One region of Desulfovibrio sp. JC022 genomic DNA includes:
- a CDS encoding metal-sensitive transcriptional regulator — translation MPETAAEQEKIKNDVLKRMKRIEGQIRGIQGMIESGKECGDILTQVKAARSALKSSSKLIMKRYMLKCYAEALENGEDPVQAMDKFVTVMTNYMD, via the coding sequence ATGCCCGAAACAGCAGCAGAGCAGGAAAAAATTAAAAATGATGTGCTGAAGCGCATGAAGCGTATTGAAGGTCAAATTCGTGGAATTCAGGGAATGATCGAAAGCGGCAAGGAGTGCGGCGACATTCTTACTCAGGTTAAGGCTGCACGCTCGGCCCTTAAATCTTCCAGTAAATTGATTATGAAACGTTACATGCTTAAGTGCTACGCTGAAGCCCTTGAGAACGGTGAAGACCCGGTGCAGGCAATGGACAAGTTTGTCACTGTCATGACTAACTATATGGATTAG
- a CDS encoding molecular chaperone: MTDKNTPSPASEEENLDQVCLLNSIELCAIIFRGINPEECAALLDEGLPALATLSTESLQSLSEPLKNIAASCPEITDEFCENLESEHVRLFINSRSGITAPLYESCYEPGSGKVMGKPHLAMRKRLETAGLAPTGEQASEPMDHLCIELEYLYVLLANGWGGNDENSLTGAREFATEKLIWVRKFNEKLSNSDAMQFYVAASDLLVAILEEITSS; the protein is encoded by the coding sequence ATGACTGATAAAAACACCCCCTCCCCAGCGTCCGAAGAGGAAAACCTTGATCAGGTCTGCCTACTCAATTCTATTGAACTATGCGCAATAATTTTCCGGGGAATAAACCCCGAAGAATGCGCCGCACTTCTGGACGAGGGTTTGCCCGCACTGGCTACACTTTCAACGGAATCCCTGCAATCCCTTTCAGAGCCGCTGAAAAATATTGCAGCTTCCTGCCCGGAAATTACCGACGAATTCTGCGAAAACCTTGAATCCGAACATGTCCGGCTCTTCATCAACAGCCGCAGCGGCATAACCGCCCCGCTTTATGAATCCTGCTACGAACCCGGCTCCGGCAAAGTTATGGGTAAACCCCATCTTGCCATGCGCAAACGCCTTGAAACCGCAGGTCTCGCACCTACCGGAGAACAGGCTTCCGAACCCATGGACCACCTGTGCATTGAACTGGAATACCTCTACGTGCTGCTTGCCAACGGCTGGGGCGGCAACGATGAAAATTCCCTCACCGGGGCCCGTGAATTTGCCACTGAAAAACTTATCTGGGTCCGCAAATTCAATGAAAAACTTTCTAACAGCGATGCAATGCAATTTTATGTTGCAGCATCAGATCTGCTGGTTGCCATACTGGAAGAAATCACTTCCTCCTGA